In Thermofilum pendens Hrk 5, the sequence GAGGGAAAGTACCGCGGCTACTCTACTTCAAGTACTCGGAGGTACCGAGGTCTGCCGGAGCTCCTACGTACATCGAGAGAAGGGGGCTAAAGAAGTATCTCTACTCGCTGACCTCTATGAGAGGGACGCCGGCATACTGGGAGATAGACCCAACACTGATATTCACAGCTATGTTCGTTGTCATGTACGGAATGATGTTCGGAGACATAGGACAAGGACTTGTCCTATCAGCCTTCGGTGCGTGGTTACTTAAGACCAAGTACAGGTTGCTGGGAATAACCAGCGAGGGCGCCGCCACGCTGGGAGCCCTCTCACTGATGGCTGGTATTTCCAGCATGGTTTTCGGCGCTGTTTATGGCTTCATGTTCTTTTTAAAGCCGCTCGCCCACCCCATCATCGCACCCATACACGACATATACGAAATCATAGCGGTGGCCCTATGGTTCGGCGTGGCTCAACTCGTAGTCGCTATGGCGCTGAACATGGTTAATCTGTGGAGGATGGGGGACAATATAGGAGCTGTTTTCAGCGGCATGGGCGGCTTAGGGCTACTCTTCTACCTTTCGGGAGTAGTGGTAGCATACAACCTCGCAACGACAGGCTTTAACCTGGCGGTGCTCTCCTCTCCGTCGCTAACCCCCTTCTTGCTAGCCATTCTCGCGTCGATTCTAGGCGTGCTGGGTTACGGCTTGTACGAATCCATCCACGGGGGTGAAAAAGAGAAGATCATGCATGCGGTAAGCGAGGTAATAGAGATGATCATAGCGCTACCCGCTAACTCCCTCTCGTACATAAGGCTTGCAGCATTCGCTATGGCGCACGAGGCCTTCGGGATACTCGCGGAAAACCTGACGCCTTCCGTTGGCGAGATCGCAAGCTACGCGGTGGCGAACCTTCTAGTACTCGGTATAGAGGGGCTCGCCGTGGGCATACAAGCGATGCGTCTAACATACTACGAGTTCTCAACGAAGTTCTTTAAAGGAGTGGGCGTCGAGTTCAAACCTATTTCAACGCGCATAAGGTTTGTCACCGAAAGTAGTCAGTAATTACTACTAAATAACATTTTTATAGGTGTTTCAAAGTTTTCACGAAACCGTATGAGGCAAAAGAGACTTGCATACATGTTGCTAGCGGTAAACGTAGCAATAGTAGTGTTAGCTACGACTGTCATGGCCTCCGCGATTTCGAGGGCTACTGCTTACAATGTGCAGGGGCAGGAAGCCGCAAAAAAGCTCGAACTGCCTGATGCCATAGCGCTACTAGCCGGAGCCATA encodes:
- a CDS encoding ATP synthase subunit C; translated protein: MRQKRLAYMLLAVNVAIVVLATTVMASAISRATAYNVQGQEAAKKLELPDAIALLAGAIAVVGSTIASGIALRSVATAGFAAVAEKPELTTWMLIMGGLAEGIAVYGLLLAILILGKI